Proteins encoded by one window of Aliivibrio wodanis:
- the mshN gene encoding type IV pilus, MSHA biogenesis protein MshN, producing MSATNKALLNITKQKLNEDDKKTLLPANVPDIESRYKAPFFFAIGVVSSLCLIGWASVNHSFESVQENIDVASTPSNEINSLEGSDASLALFASSPTTKNTIQEVSSIYIEPSQGVIDVVKAQEKAVHKKQELTSSPPEQIVNVNTGVPALKSASVIPNTVRENASEEFYVQEVELLPSELAKKSREAASKSLDRSDFKSAIKEFYTVLKYQPNDEESRKKLAALLYGKRNAKEAASVLQQGIKLDHDSVSLRLALASLLQKEEQSEAALSVLEYVPVEASIDYLATRGGLAQKLKFIDLAEESYQTLVVKAPENGRWWLGLAIAYERKAQTQEAYKTYKIALMTPGLSRSSQAFVRDRIKLLATMEGNE from the coding sequence GTGAGTGCGACAAATAAAGCATTATTAAATATTACAAAGCAAAAATTGAATGAGGATGATAAAAAGACACTCCTTCCTGCCAATGTTCCTGATATAGAGTCCAGATATAAAGCGCCCTTCTTTTTTGCTATTGGCGTTGTGAGTTCTCTTTGCTTGATTGGATGGGCAAGTGTAAATCATTCATTTGAGTCGGTTCAAGAAAATATAGATGTAGCATCTACTCCTTCTAACGAAATAAATAGCTTAGAGGGAAGTGATGCGAGTTTAGCTCTTTTTGCTTCCTCTCCAACCACGAAAAATACAATTCAAGAAGTGAGCTCTATTTATATTGAGCCTTCTCAAGGGGTCATCGATGTAGTGAAAGCGCAGGAGAAAGCGGTTCATAAAAAACAGGAACTTACATCTTCACCTCCAGAACAAATAGTGAATGTAAATACAGGGGTTCCAGCGTTAAAATCAGCATCTGTTATTCCAAATACAGTGCGTGAAAATGCTTCAGAAGAGTTTTATGTTCAAGAAGTAGAATTATTGCCTTCTGAATTAGCAAAAAAAAGCAGAGAAGCTGCGAGTAAATCATTAGATAGATCTGATTTTAAATCTGCGATTAAAGAGTTTTATACCGTTTTAAAATATCAGCCGAATGATGAAGAGTCTCGTAAAAAATTAGCGGCGTTGCTTTATGGAAAAAGGAACGCAAAAGAAGCTGCATCTGTTTTACAGCAAGGAATAAAATTAGATCATGACAGTGTAAGCTTACGTTTAGCATTGGCCAGTTTATTGCAAAAAGAAGAACAGTCAGAAGCTGCATTATCAGTATTAGAATATGTTCCTGTAGAGGCAAGTATTGATTACTTAGCGACTCGTGGTGGATTGGCTCAAAAATTAAAATTTATTGATTTAGCAGAAGAAAGCTATCAAACCTTAGTTGTTAAGGCTCCTGAAAATGGTCGATGGTGGTTAGGTTTAGCCATTGCGTATGAAAGAAAAGCGCAAACTCAAGAAGCATATAAAACGTATAAAATAGCGTTAATGACCCCTGGATTGTCTCGCTCTTCACAAGCATTTGTACGAGATAGAATTAAACTCTTAGCAACAATGGAAGGAAATGAATAA
- the mshM gene encoding type IV pilus, MSHA biogenesis protein MshM — MYEQHFGLKQLPFTLTPNTSLFHGLPPHYEAIQMVLSSISMGEGIIKVTGEIGTGKTLVCRMLMSQLPSNVELLYLPNPVMNGHELRQALAKELWLDQIGDDVALTDRIHEKLIDLQAEEKTAVVFIDEAQALSDEALETLRLFGNLETDHKKLLQIVLFGQPELDERLTQYHLRQFRQRITFSAALRPLNVSETVAYIRHRMLESGCQSDLFTLSQMKAIWKASGGVPRLINQICHKSLLISFSEQLDKVSPKSIFDAILDTADTAKPRHYFPKFWGWRSS, encoded by the coding sequence ATGTATGAACAGCACTTTGGTTTAAAGCAGTTACCTTTTACTTTAACACCTAATACTTCTCTCTTTCATGGATTGCCACCTCATTATGAAGCGATTCAAATGGTGTTGTCTTCAATATCAATGGGAGAGGGGATTATTAAAGTAACAGGGGAAATTGGAACTGGTAAAACCTTAGTGTGTCGAATGTTAATGAGCCAGTTACCAAGTAATGTTGAATTACTCTACTTACCAAACCCTGTAATGAATGGTCATGAATTGAGGCAAGCTTTAGCTAAAGAGCTATGGCTTGATCAAATCGGTGATGATGTTGCGTTGACAGATCGAATACATGAAAAGCTGATAGATTTACAAGCGGAAGAAAAAACAGCGGTTGTATTTATTGATGAGGCTCAAGCGTTAAGCGATGAAGCTTTAGAAACGTTACGGTTATTTGGTAATTTAGAAACCGATCATAAAAAATTATTACAAATTGTCCTATTTGGGCAACCTGAGTTGGATGAGCGTTTAACGCAATACCATTTACGACAGTTCCGCCAACGTATTACATTTTCAGCTGCTTTACGACCTTTAAACGTCAGTGAAACTGTAGCTTATATTAGACATCGAATGTTAGAGTCTGGATGTCAAAGTGATTTATTTACTCTGTCTCAAATGAAGGCAATTTGGAAAGCAAGTGGTGGGGTTCCGCGCTTAATTAATCAAATATGCCATAAATCATTACTTATCTCCTTTTCTGAACAATTGGATAAGGTATCACCTAAGTCGATATTTGATGCGATTTTAGATACGGCAGACACTGCCAAGCCCAGACATTATTTTCCCAAGTTTTGGGGGTGGAGATCATCGTGA
- the mshD gene encoding type IV pilus, MSHA biogenesis protein MshD, producing the protein MKVRNVIIGFMAVSLAGCSMGHRDPVEIKEALNQSINENGAQLLAELPASVQADLMPDLNAPTVEIEEPLKRFRIKANNVNAKAFFTSLVKGTEYSVVLHPKVAGRITMNVNDVTLDEVLSSVEDLYGYEIIKVGSVLQVFPATIRTETIPVDYLQLSRKGRSLTTITTGSISNSESGSSSSSDDSSNSSSSSSSSSSATGGTEIETISESDFWKELEKAVSVMIGNGAGRSVVVSPQASVVTITASPDELRKVKQFLTISHKRLQRQVILEAKLLEVTLSDGYQQGINWSNLTASLGGTDVIFGQTPGSIPGADGISALPGMDAIGTLLGGQTNITVSDGNFNAVLSFMDTQGDLNVLSSPRVTAANNQKAVIKVGRDEYYVTEVSSVVGSGDNSNASPEVTLTPFFSGISLDVTPQIDDQGNVMLHVHPSVIDVENEIKEIDLGESGGVLKLPLAKSSIRESDSVIRAKSGDVVVIGGLMKSQTVDQVSKVPLLGDIPALGYLFRNISQLTQKTELVILLKPTVVGVDTWQEELERSRDLLQEWFPDE; encoded by the coding sequence ATGAAAGTACGTAATGTCATCATTGGATTTATGGCTGTATCGTTAGCAGGATGCTCAATGGGGCACCGTGATCCTGTTGAAATAAAAGAAGCTTTAAACCAATCAATTAATGAGAATGGCGCACAATTATTAGCTGAACTTCCAGCCTCGGTACAAGCCGATTTAATGCCAGATCTAAATGCACCAACGGTTGAAATTGAAGAGCCGCTTAAGCGTTTTAGAATAAAAGCAAATAATGTAAATGCAAAAGCCTTTTTTACTAGTCTTGTAAAAGGAACTGAATATAGCGTAGTTTTGCATCCTAAGGTTGCAGGGCGCATTACAATGAATGTTAATGACGTAACGTTAGACGAAGTGTTGTCTTCAGTTGAAGATTTATATGGTTACGAAATTATTAAAGTTGGTTCGGTATTACAGGTTTTCCCAGCAACAATTCGTACAGAAACCATTCCGGTTGATTATTTACAGTTGAGCCGCAAAGGTCGATCTTTAACTACTATCACCACAGGTTCGATTAGTAACTCTGAAAGTGGTTCATCAAGTAGTAGTGACGATTCAAGTAACTCTTCATCTAGCAGCAGTAGTAGCTCTTCAGCCACTGGTGGTACAGAAATAGAAACTATTAGTGAAAGTGACTTCTGGAAAGAGCTAGAGAAAGCAGTATCAGTTATGATTGGTAATGGTGCTGGTCGAAGTGTTGTTGTTTCACCACAAGCAAGTGTAGTGACGATTACGGCTTCTCCAGATGAGTTGCGTAAAGTAAAGCAATTTCTAACTATCTCTCATAAACGATTACAACGCCAAGTTATTCTTGAAGCAAAACTATTAGAAGTAACTCTTAGTGATGGTTATCAACAAGGAATTAACTGGTCTAATTTAACCGCTTCTTTAGGTGGAACTGATGTTATCTTCGGTCAAACACCGGGTTCGATACCCGGTGCGGATGGGATAAGTGCATTACCAGGAATGGATGCCATCGGTACTTTATTAGGTGGTCAAACAAATATCACGGTATCAGATGGTAATTTCAATGCGGTACTAAGTTTCATGGATACGCAGGGTGATCTTAATGTACTTTCTAGTCCAAGAGTGACGGCTGCAAATAACCAAAAAGCGGTAATTAAAGTTGGACGTGATGAATATTATGTTACAGAGGTTTCAAGTGTTGTAGGAAGTGGTGATAATTCGAACGCCTCACCTGAAGTGACATTAACGCCATTCTTTTCTGGTATATCATTAGATGTAACGCCACAAATTGATGACCAAGGTAATGTGATGTTACATGTGCATCCATCTGTCATAGATGTTGAAAATGAGATTAAAGAGATTGATTTAGGTGAGTCGGGTGGTGTGTTGAAATTGCCATTGGCAAAAAGTTCTATTCGAGAGTCTGATTCTGTAATTCGTGCTAAAAGTGGTGATGTAGTTGTTATTGGTGGATTAATGAAATCACAGACAGTGGATCAAGTTTCAAAAGTCCCACTGCTTGGCGATATTCCAGCGTTAGGGTATTTATTTAGAAATATCAGTCAACTGACACAGAAAACTGAATTAGTTATCCTGTTAAAACCAACAGTTGTTGGTGTGGATACTTGGCAAGAAGAGTTAGAACGTTCACGTGATCTATTACAAGAATGGTTCCCTGATGAGTAA
- the mshK gene encoding type IV pilus, MSHA biogenesis protein MshK: MKRMFLVLALLSSTVEASEIGQDPTKPLSWLQPSSPVKAKVVKKRQYFPSLQAITCNDSTECNAVLDNQAMIKGDKISGYVLLSINEESVLIGRSGKQWHLSLFLQDIKN; this comes from the coding sequence ATGAAACGTATGTTTTTAGTTTTAGCATTATTATCTAGTACTGTTGAGGCTTCAGAAATAGGGCAAGATCCAACCAAACCATTAAGTTGGCTACAACCTAGTTCACCAGTAAAAGCTAAAGTAGTCAAGAAGCGTCAATATTTTCCATCATTACAAGCAATTACTTGTAATGATAGTACTGAGTGTAATGCCGTTTTAGATAATCAAGCGATGATAAAAGGTGACAAGATTTCTGGCTATGTTTTGTTATCAATAAACGAAGAAAGTGTTTTGATTGGTCGTTCAGGAAAACAGTGGCACCTTTCCCTATTTTTACAAGATATTAAGAATTAA
- the mshJ gene encoding type IV pilus, MSHA biogenesis protein MshJ, which produces MEHWNKAKDMFAALSQREKILITLVGWVAVIFISLTVVIEPKIAQYQTAEREVTHVTRSIASLKQQIELAQFRLQKDPNIEVNKQYQELTLESQDLASLLSERVASLVSPSQMAQLLESVLQQSSKLTLISLNTLPSERLLDENNKAGYYIHPVRLVLSGNYFDIEEYLSNLEALPVKYYWRNFHYEVKKYPKAEVAIEVYTLGSSKGFIGG; this is translated from the coding sequence ATGGAACACTGGAATAAAGCCAAAGATATGTTTGCTGCGCTTTCTCAGAGAGAAAAAATATTAATCACTCTAGTCGGTTGGGTTGCGGTTATTTTTATTTCATTAACAGTAGTCATTGAACCAAAAATTGCTCAGTATCAAACAGCGGAAAGAGAAGTTACTCATGTAACTAGATCTATTGCTTCATTAAAACAACAGATTGAACTAGCGCAGTTCAGATTACAAAAAGATCCTAATATAGAAGTTAATAAGCAATACCAAGAGCTAACTCTAGAAAGCCAAGATCTCGCTAGTTTGCTCTCTGAGCGAGTTGCTTCTTTAGTTTCGCCGAGTCAAATGGCACAGTTATTGGAGAGTGTGTTGCAGCAATCCTCGAAATTAACATTAATTTCATTGAATACATTGCCTTCTGAGCGCTTATTGGATGAAAATAATAAGGCTGGCTATTATATCCATCCAGTACGATTAGTATTGTCTGGTAACTATTTTGATATAGAAGAGTACTTATCTAATTTAGAAGCGTTACCAGTTAAATACTATTGGCGAAATTTCCATTATGAAGTGAAAAAATACCCTAAAGCTGAAGTGGCGATAGAGGTGTATACACTAGGTTCAAGTAAAGGGTTTATTGGCGGTTAG